One Bosea sp. 685 DNA segment encodes these proteins:
- a CDS encoding flagellin, protein MTSLLTNSSAMTALQTLTMTNKNLATTQNRIATGQRVSTASDNAAYWSIATTMRSDNKALGAVKDALGLGAATIDTMYTGLNGTVDVVSEIKAKLVAARTPGVDRDKIQSEITELQKQLKNTGDSAVFNGENWISVDSASASYNSTKSVVSSFSRAGGVVKIDTVSVNLDAIKLYDSKADATPATNVVTGASTGTFLAAAGNITVQVGTGATLNVATTATSTLDSIAKDIMKLGIEGLTVAVDTAGGQLEFANRNAQGVTIALTSGLTAPVALATAPATQTGKGILDKSYDDYNGTAWETFSVNDLDISKLTDNSADLAKLETYISAVDDALGNITDAATNLGAIKNRIGLQQDFVQALTDSLDRGVGQLVDADMNAESTRLQALQTQQQLGIQALSIANSGSQSILSLFRN, encoded by the coding sequence ATGACCAGCCTTCTCACGAACTCCTCGGCCATGACCGCGTTGCAGACGCTGACCATGACCAACAAGAACCTCGCCACCACGCAGAACCGCATCGCCACCGGCCAGCGCGTCTCCACCGCTTCGGACAACGCCGCTTACTGGTCGATCGCCACCACCATGCGCTCGGACAACAAGGCTCTCGGCGCCGTCAAGGACGCTCTCGGCCTGGGCGCTGCGACCATCGACACGATGTATACCGGCCTCAACGGCACGGTCGACGTCGTCTCGGAGATCAAGGCCAAGCTCGTCGCCGCCCGCACCCCCGGCGTCGACCGTGACAAGATCCAGAGCGAAATCACCGAACTCCAGAAGCAGCTCAAGAACACCGGCGACTCCGCCGTGTTCAACGGCGAGAACTGGATCTCTGTCGACTCCGCTTCGGCGAGCTACAATTCGACGAAGTCGGTCGTCTCGTCCTTCTCCCGCGCCGGCGGCGTGGTCAAGATCGACACGGTGAGCGTCAACCTCGACGCGATCAAGCTCTACGACAGCAAGGCGGATGCGACCCCGGCCACCAACGTGGTCACCGGCGCCAGCACCGGCACCTTTCTCGCCGCGGCCGGCAACATCACCGTCCAGGTCGGCACCGGCGCCACGCTGAACGTTGCGACGACGGCGACGTCGACGCTGGACAGCATCGCCAAGGACATCATGAAGCTTGGCATCGAGGGGCTGACCGTCGCTGTCGACACGGCGGGCGGGCAGCTGGAGTTCGCCAACCGTAACGCCCAAGGCGTCACGATTGCCCTCACCAGCGGCCTGACGGCGCCCGTCGCGCTGGCCACGGCTCCGGCGACGCAGACCGGCAAGGGCATCCTCGACAAGTCCTACGATGACTATAACGGGACGGCGTGGGAAACCTTCAGCGTCAACGATCTCGACATCTCGAAGCTGACCGACAACTCCGCCGACCTCGCGAAGCTCGAGACCTATATCTCGGCCGTCGACGATGCTCTGGGCAACATTACCGATGCCGCCACCAATCTGGGCGCCATCAAGAACCGCATCGGCCTTCAGCAGGACTTCGTGCAGGCTCTGACCGACTCGCTCGATCGCGGTGTCGGCCAGCTCGTCGACGCGGACATGAATGCCGAATCAACCCGCCTCCAGGCTCTGCAGACACAGCAGCAGCTCGGCATCCAGGCGCTGTCGATCGCCAACTCCGGCAGCCAGAGCATCCTCTCGCTGTTCCGCAACTGA
- a CDS encoding flagellar motor switch protein FliG codes for MTGTAKDNRANATPAIVPAADGLSGAQKAAVLVLAMGKPLAGRMLKHFEPGEIRLLMRCAAELGPVPADNIATLVEEFSDRFSSGVNLVGSPREVQKLLTGMLPAEEITEIIGETADAANRSIWDRVSMMSESVLAGYLAKEHPQTIAFILSKLSPSCASRIMTQWPAGQRHELMRRMLNLKPVAEQPGAIVEKALYEGFTLNLARNKGADTHARMADILNKMDSQDMEEALDSLQRVRPESAEMLKGLLFVFEDIVKLSPRDRMAIFDQVPTDRLVLALKGTETLFREQILSSLATRARRIVQQDLENGEPALQRDVIEARRAITDIALDMAGRGEIELNSEREDGAYFQ; via the coding sequence ATGACGGGGACTGCTAAGGACAACAGGGCGAACGCCACGCCAGCCATCGTCCCGGCGGCTGACGGGCTCAGCGGAGCGCAGAAGGCGGCCGTCCTGGTCCTGGCGATGGGCAAGCCCCTTGCCGGGCGGATGCTGAAGCATTTCGAGCCCGGCGAGATCCGCCTGCTGATGCGCTGCGCCGCCGAGCTCGGACCGGTCCCGGCCGACAACATCGCGACGTTGGTGGAGGAGTTCAGCGACCGCTTTTCCAGCGGCGTGAACCTGGTCGGCTCGCCGCGCGAGGTCCAGAAGCTATTGACCGGCATGCTGCCGGCCGAGGAGATCACCGAGATCATCGGCGAGACGGCGGACGCAGCGAACCGCTCGATCTGGGACCGCGTCTCGATGATGTCGGAAAGCGTGCTGGCGGGCTACCTCGCCAAGGAGCACCCGCAGACCATTGCCTTCATCCTGTCCAAGCTCAGCCCGTCCTGCGCCTCGCGGATCATGACGCAATGGCCGGCCGGCCAGCGCCACGAGCTGATGCGCCGGATGCTGAACCTCAAGCCCGTGGCGGAGCAGCCGGGCGCGATCGTCGAGAAGGCGCTCTATGAAGGCTTCACCCTGAACCTGGCGCGCAACAAGGGCGCCGACACCCATGCCCGCATGGCCGACATCCTCAACAAGATGGACAGCCAGGACATGGAGGAGGCGCTCGACAGCCTGCAGCGCGTACGCCCGGAATCGGCCGAGATGCTGAAGGGGCTGCTGTTCGTCTTCGAGGACATCGTCAAGCTCTCGCCGCGCGACCGCATGGCGATCTTCGACCAGGTGCCGACAGACCGCCTCGTCCTGGCGCTCAAGGGAACCGAGACCCTGTTCAGGGAGCAGATCCTGTCCTCCCTGGCGACGCGCGCACGCCGCATCGTGCAGCAGGACCTCGAGAACGGCGAACCGGCCCTGCAGCGCGACGTCATCGAGGCGCGCCGCGCCATCACCGACATTGCGCTCGACATGGCGGGCCGCGGCGAGATCGAGCTCAATTCGGAGCGCGAGGACGGCGCTTACTTCCAATGA
- the fliN gene encoding flagellar motor switch protein FliN: MTKPNKSVKLPELTPEDVPAGVAEAETESASATAEGAPGAVTEANEMLNLDAVMRIPVNIQVVLGSATMQVANLMKLRRGAVVQLDHRVGEPVDVVVNGRIVARGEVVIVEDDNSRFGVSLTEIVGVQAKFEA; the protein is encoded by the coding sequence ATGACGAAGCCCAACAAGTCCGTGAAGCTGCCCGAGCTGACGCCGGAGGACGTGCCCGCCGGCGTGGCGGAGGCGGAAACCGAGAGCGCCTCAGCCACGGCGGAAGGAGCGCCCGGAGCCGTCACAGAGGCGAATGAGATGCTCAATCTCGACGCCGTCATGCGCATTCCCGTCAACATCCAGGTCGTACTGGGCAGCGCCACCATGCAGGTCGCCAATCTGATGAAGCTTCGCCGCGGCGCCGTCGTGCAGCTCGACCATCGCGTCGGCGAACCGGTCGATGTCGTGGTGAACGGGCGCATCGTCGCGCGCGGCGAGGTCGTGATCGTCGAGGACGACAACAGCCGCTTCGGCGTGTCGCTTACCGAGATCGTCGGCGTCCAGGCCAAGTTCGAAGCGTGA
- a CDS encoding flagellar hook-length control protein FliK, whose translation MSSLETPTLPQARSAANMTGKDAKARGGIGGREERGSAFRALLQSVTAKPPQGKLAPAEKGAEAAFAEPGEDGAAAGPDVTAAVATPPQAEAAPSPDAAARLLLGALQTPARDAQEPRKEPTRRDASLASLSSALAQAGRQAGADTAKAAARPPAAEQGPAMPSDDEPGPDLPGSTALSQLSDLIDDKAGAAEAGKEDGQPAKPLSISITRQETYLPPVMRLSPFQQVVEPIRQAAVDLAASRTETVPELGSDKPNEISAPTKILHIELRPVELGTITVKLRLSQGGMEIRLEASRAETAQMLANDKDALREIVKASGYSIDAVSVETVHIDAPASDRQAGQGNASDERPGGRDGDGRGFDQSRQGEHRQEPRQRGWVADIAPSKDESHDLDDARSKGRDLSRYL comes from the coding sequence ATGAGCAGCCTGGAGACGCCAACCCTTCCGCAGGCTCGCAGCGCTGCGAATATGACCGGCAAGGATGCCAAGGCGCGAGGCGGGATCGGCGGGCGCGAGGAGCGGGGTTCCGCCTTTCGCGCCCTGCTCCAGAGCGTCACCGCCAAACCACCGCAGGGAAAGCTTGCCCCCGCCGAGAAGGGCGCTGAGGCAGCCTTCGCGGAACCGGGCGAGGATGGCGCGGCAGCCGGGCCGGACGTAACCGCCGCGGTAGCCACGCCGCCGCAGGCGGAAGCCGCGCCCTCGCCGGATGCGGCGGCGCGGCTGCTGCTGGGCGCCCTGCAAACCCCTGCCCGCGACGCTCAGGAGCCACGCAAGGAGCCGACCAGGCGCGACGCCTCGCTCGCCAGCTTGAGCAGCGCCCTGGCGCAGGCCGGCCGCCAGGCCGGGGCCGACACCGCCAAGGCTGCGGCCCGGCCGCCAGCCGCAGAGCAGGGCCCCGCCATGCCGAGCGACGATGAGCCCGGCCCGGACCTGCCGGGGTCGACGGCCTTGTCGCAGCTCAGTGACCTGATCGACGACAAGGCCGGCGCCGCCGAAGCCGGCAAGGAGGACGGCCAGCCGGCAAAACCGCTCTCCATCAGCATCACGCGCCAGGAGACCTATCTGCCGCCGGTCATGCGGCTGTCGCCGTTCCAGCAAGTGGTCGAGCCGATCAGGCAAGCGGCCGTCGATCTGGCCGCCTCACGCACTGAGACCGTGCCGGAGCTCGGATCGGACAAGCCGAACGAAATCTCCGCGCCCACAAAAATCCTCCATATTGAATTGCGCCCGGTCGAGCTCGGTACCATCACCGTCAAGCTGCGGCTGTCGCAGGGCGGCATGGAGATCAGGCTCGAGGCCAGTCGCGCCGAGACGGCCCAGATGCTCGCCAATGACAAGGATGCGCTGCGCGAGATCGTCAAGGCGAGCGGCTACTCGATCGACGCCGTCTCCGTGGAAACGGTCCATATCGATGCCCCGGCCTCGGACCGCCAGGCCGGACAGGGCAACGCCTCCGATGAGCGCCCGGGCGGGCGCGACGGAGACGGGCGCGGCTTCGATCAATCCCGACAGGGCGAGCACCGGCAGGAACCGCGCCAGCGCGGCTGGGTTGCCGACATCGCCCCCAGCAAGGACGAATCCCATGACCTGGATGATGCCCGCAGCAAGGGCCGCGATCTTTCTCGCTATCTTTAG
- the fliF gene encoding flagellar basal-body MS-ring/collar protein FliF, with translation MPGRQYAEEIWLNLQQLGHKRLAALAAIGLFVFGAIGASAYYLSRPEMSVLYSGLQREDVNRIGAALQEAGVVFDVNAEGSQILVKPSQAGQARMLLAEKGLPRSTSGGYELFDKLGSLGLTSFMQEITRVRALEGELARTIQLMRGVKAASVHLVLADKGSFRRDQQPASASVVVRTETSGAGNIAQAVRHLVASAVPGLTTEKVTVLNTDGTVLAAGGEPGQMQAGKLAGLQQTVNREVQDNVRKALTPYLGLENFEISVATDLNTDRKETSETVFNPDSKVERSVRVVRENDTSQNAATQEPTTVEQNVPERAVRADGGQRSSEEKQRREELTNYEISSKKTQTISDGYSIAKMSIAVLINRPRLVESLGAAPSQEQIDQRLDEVRQVVSSAAGISDQRGDNIKVLAVDFLQGSRTLEPAAPIGIGEALLRQSGTLINAVTILALAALIIWFGLRPSIGALLKRPEPAPVIASVTASDNPAQIAGPELGINLIGDLTQASQRSPLKKLEQLIDFDEAQAAAVLKQWIQEGARA, from the coding sequence ATGCCGGGTCGGCAATACGCTGAAGAGATTTGGCTCAACCTCCAGCAGCTCGGGCACAAGCGCCTCGCGGCGCTCGCCGCGATCGGGCTGTTCGTCTTCGGGGCGATCGGCGCCAGCGCCTATTATCTCAGCCGGCCGGAAATGTCGGTCCTGTACAGCGGCCTCCAGCGCGAGGATGTCAACCGCATCGGTGCCGCGCTCCAGGAGGCCGGTGTCGTCTTCGACGTCAACGCCGAAGGCTCACAAATCCTGGTCAAGCCGTCGCAGGCCGGCCAGGCGCGCATGCTGCTCGCCGAGAAGGGCCTGCCCCGCAGCACCAGCGGCGGCTACGAGCTCTTCGACAAGCTCGGTTCGCTCGGACTGACCTCCTTCATGCAGGAGATCACCCGTGTGCGCGCCCTCGAAGGCGAGCTCGCGCGCACGATCCAGCTCATGCGCGGCGTCAAGGCAGCAAGCGTGCATCTCGTCCTGGCCGATAAGGGCTCCTTCCGCCGCGACCAGCAGCCGGCCTCCGCCAGCGTCGTCGTGCGCACCGAGACCTCGGGCGCCGGCAACATCGCGCAGGCCGTGCGCCATCTCGTCGCCTCCGCCGTGCCCGGCCTCACCACCGAGAAGGTGACGGTGCTGAACACCGACGGCACGGTGCTCGCCGCCGGCGGCGAACCCGGCCAGATGCAGGCGGGCAAGCTCGCCGGGCTGCAGCAGACCGTCAATCGCGAGGTCCAGGACAATGTCCGCAAGGCGCTGACCCCCTATCTCGGCCTGGAGAATTTCGAGATCAGCGTCGCAACCGACCTGAATACCGATCGCAAGGAGACCAGCGAGACCGTCTTCAACCCCGATTCCAAGGTCGAGCGCTCGGTCCGCGTGGTGCGCGAGAACGACACCTCGCAGAACGCCGCGACCCAGGAGCCGACCACGGTCGAGCAGAACGTTCCCGAGCGCGCGGTGCGCGCCGATGGCGGCCAGCGCTCCAGCGAGGAGAAGCAGCGCCGCGAGGAGCTGACGAATTACGAGATCTCCTCGAAGAAGACGCAGACGATCAGCGACGGCTACTCGATCGCGAAGATGTCGATCGCGGTGCTGATCAACCGGCCGCGCCTGGTCGAATCGCTCGGGGCTGCGCCCTCGCAGGAGCAGATCGACCAGCGGCTCGACGAGGTCAGGCAGGTCGTCAGCTCGGCTGCCGGCATCAGCGACCAGCGCGGCGACAACATCAAGGTGCTCGCCGTCGACTTCCTGCAAGGCAGCCGCACGCTCGAACCCGCCGCGCCCATCGGCATCGGCGAGGCGCTGCTGCGCCAGTCCGGGACGCTGATCAACGCGGTGACGATCCTGGCCCTGGCGGCGCTGATCATCTGGTTCGGCCTGCGCCCCTCGATCGGTGCCCTGCTGAAGCGGCCCGAGCCCGCGCCGGTCATCGCTTCGGTCACGGCCAGCGACAATCCGGCCCAGATCGCGGGACCCGAGCTCGGCATCAACCTGATCGGCGATCTCACTCAGGCCTCGCAGCGCTCGCCGCTGAAGAAGCTTGAGCAGCTCATCGATTTCGATGAGGCCCAGGCGGCCGCCGTCCTCAAGCAGTGGATCCAGGAAGGAGCGCGCGCGTGA
- a CDS encoding MotB family protein produces the protein MSKDQPDIIIVRRSAGKIVDQPKTGVWKIAHADFMTAMMALFLVLWLVNSTNRETRSRVAQYFNPIRLSDTTADRKGVRNPQDADPGEAEHAIRHEGHEVGAAGSGSERRPSVPARDPRQGAVGFEDPYAVLAEVAASKAEPRTDKALPQPLAATGAPGVKGDEVPRDPFDPNFWRQALQGDPAVKPDARAVATASPATALPAPQPVPQPVPQPVLQPVLMAPALRRTESETAPVLAQAKETGAEQPGAVATSGPAAAPMTPRNIARPEPALSVKPGAEQTPADTAVARAIAAAIAGGKEDGQRHDSPQVDVRQTDEGLLISLTDDANFGMFAIGSADPHQETVKAMQRIASVLNKREGAIIIRGHTDGRLFRGRQNDNWRLSTARAHAAQDLLIQGGIDEARIEHVEGYASRKPRATDPNAAENRRIEILVREKRA, from the coding sequence ATGAGCAAGGACCAGCCGGACATCATCATCGTCCGCCGCTCCGCGGGGAAGATCGTAGATCAGCCCAAGACCGGCGTCTGGAAGATTGCCCATGCCGACTTCATGACGGCAATGATGGCGCTGTTCCTGGTGCTCTGGCTGGTCAATTCGACGAACCGCGAAACACGCTCGCGCGTCGCGCAATATTTCAACCCGATCCGGCTCTCGGATACGACCGCCGACCGCAAGGGCGTGCGCAATCCCCAAGATGCCGACCCCGGCGAAGCTGAGCACGCCATCCGCCATGAAGGCCACGAGGTCGGAGCGGCCGGCTCCGGTTCCGAACGCCGCCCGAGCGTCCCGGCCAGGGATCCAAGGCAGGGCGCGGTGGGTTTCGAGGATCCTTACGCAGTCCTCGCCGAGGTCGCCGCGAGCAAGGCCGAACCCAGGACGGACAAGGCCCTGCCCCAGCCCCTGGCCGCGACCGGTGCGCCCGGCGTGAAGGGCGACGAGGTGCCGCGCGACCCGTTCGACCCGAATTTCTGGCGCCAGGCGCTGCAGGGCGACCCCGCCGTCAAGCCGGACGCCAGAGCGGTCGCGACAGCCTCGCCGGCAACGGCCCTGCCCGCGCCTCAGCCCGTGCCCCAGCCCGTGCCCCAGCCTGTGCTCCAGCCTGTGCTCATGGCCCCGGCACTGAGGCGGACGGAGTCGGAAACCGCCCCGGTTCTCGCCCAAGCGAAGGAGACCGGCGCGGAGCAGCCGGGAGCCGTCGCCACTTCGGGCCCGGCGGCGGCGCCGATGACCCCGCGCAACATCGCCCGGCCGGAGCCGGCCCTGAGCGTGAAGCCCGGGGCCGAGCAGACCCCGGCCGACACGGCCGTCGCCAGAGCAATCGCCGCCGCGATCGCAGGCGGCAAGGAGGACGGCCAGCGCCACGACAGTCCCCAGGTCGATGTCCGCCAGACCGATGAAGGCCTGCTGATCAGCCTGACCGACGATGCCAATTTCGGGATGTTCGCGATCGGCTCGGCCGACCCCCATCAGGAGACGGTCAAGGCCATGCAGCGCATCGCCTCCGTCCTGAACAAGCGCGAGGGCGCGATCATCATTCGCGGCCATACCGATGGGCGGCTCTTCCGCGGCCGGCAGAACGACAATTGGCGGCTCTCGACCGCGCGCGCCCATGCCGCACAGGATCTGCTGATCCAGGGCGGTATCGACGAGGCCCGCATCGAGCATGTCGAGGGCTATGCCAGCCGCAAGCCCCGCGCGACCGATCCCAACGCAGCGGAAAACCGCCGGATCGAGATTCTCGTCAGAGAGAAGCGGGCATGA
- a CDS encoding transglycosylase SLT domain-containing protein: MPAARAAIFLAIFSLASFSLASPALAQTVCEEHMIRVAKAYDIPVGVLYSVGLTESGRRSSLQPYALNIQGRPFFGATKEEALSAFNAARAEGKKLIDIGCMQINHHYHRDQFPSLDAMFEPGLNVEYSAKFLKRLKARHDSWTMAVARYHAGPNNNPAQQRYVCTVIRNMVATGFGQWTDKARTFCG, from the coding sequence ATGCCCGCAGCAAGGGCCGCGATCTTTCTCGCTATCTTTAGCCTGGCCTCCTTTAGCCTGGCCTCTCCTGCGCTCGCCCAGACCGTCTGCGAGGAGCACATGATCCGCGTTGCCAAGGCCTACGACATTCCTGTCGGCGTGCTCTATTCGGTCGGCCTCACCGAGAGCGGCCGGCGCAGCTCGCTGCAGCCCTATGCGCTCAACATCCAGGGCCGGCCCTTCTTCGGCGCGACCAAGGAAGAGGCCCTCAGCGCCTTCAATGCCGCCCGCGCCGAGGGCAAGAAACTGATCGATATCGGCTGCATGCAGATCAACCACCATTACCACCGCGACCAGTTCCCCAGCCTCGACGCGATGTTCGAGCCGGGTCTGAATGTCGAATATTCCGCGAAGTTCCTGAAGCGCCTGAAGGCGCGCCATGACAGCTGGACGATGGCGGTCGCCCGCTACCATGCCGGGCCCAACAACAACCCGGCCCAGCAGCGCTATGTCTGCACCGTCATCCGCAACATGGTCGCAACCGGCTTCGGCCAATGGACCGACAAGGCAAGAACCTTCTGCGGATGA
- a CDS encoding flagellar motor switch protein FliM: MSTASQPLREDKLLDSTGISIDRLPMLQMVFDRLATSCADAVRQMSSSPAYFSLAGVQSQRIGDALNAHAYNAIAGIFHAREWDSRILIGFDRDFIFTLLEVMFGADGSEAPFKYEPDFPDDERPYTNIEIQVAQALFELAARNLKSAFAPVCDVSFDFERVETRMYFATIGSRSNLAVKAQFLVQGLDNCGQMFVVIPQTALNPIRQNLAHVHSGQSTARDPRWTKQIRSEVQRTEVKLQAILEERAMTLGEIGSLQIGQVIELQASPQSKIQLQCNDETVFWCQLGQRNGSYVLRIQDHANEEQEFLDDLLSR; the protein is encoded by the coding sequence ATGAGCACTGCTTCACAGCCCCTCCGCGAGGACAAGCTGCTCGACTCGACGGGCATCTCGATCGACCGACTGCCCATGCTGCAGATGGTCTTCGACCGGCTGGCGACGAGCTGCGCCGACGCGGTGCGCCAGATGTCATCTTCGCCGGCCTATTTCTCGCTCGCCGGCGTCCAGAGCCAGCGCATCGGCGATGCGCTCAACGCCCATGCCTACAACGCCATCGCCGGTATCTTCCATGCGCGCGAATGGGATTCGCGCATCCTGATCGGCTTCGACCGCGATTTCATCTTCACTCTGCTGGAGGTGATGTTCGGGGCCGATGGCAGCGAGGCGCCGTTCAAATACGAGCCCGACTTCCCCGATGACGAGCGCCCCTACACCAATATCGAGATCCAGGTGGCCCAGGCGCTGTTCGAACTCGCCGCCCGCAACCTGAAGAGTGCCTTCGCCCCGGTCTGCGACGTCTCCTTCGATTTCGAGCGCGTCGAGACGCGCATGTATTTCGCGACGATCGGCAGCCGCAGCAACCTCGCCGTCAAGGCCCAGTTCCTGGTCCAGGGCCTCGACAATTGCGGCCAGATGTTCGTCGTCATCCCGCAGACCGCGCTGAACCCGATCCGCCAGAACCTGGCCCATGTCCATTCCGGCCAGTCCACCGCCCGGGATCCGCGCTGGACCAAGCAGATCCGCTCCGAGGTGCAAAGGACGGAGGTCAAGCTCCAGGCGATCCTCGAGGAGCGCGCCATGACGCTCGGCGAGATCGGCTCGCTGCAGATCGGGCAGGTGATCGAGCTGCAGGCCTCGCCGCAATCCAAGATCCAGCTCCAGTGCAATGACGAGACCGTCTTCTGGTGCCAGCTCGGGCAGCGCAACGGCTCCTATGTGCTGCGCATCCAGGACCACGCCAACGAGGAACAGGAGTTTCTAGATGACCTTCTATCTCGGTGA
- a CDS encoding EscU/YscU/HrcU family type III secretion system export apparatus switch protein — translation MSEQDQESKTEEASEKKIRDAIERGNTPSSKEAPIFASIAATLIASVFLIRASSGELARFLSNFLSDPAGFDISTNKNTTTLLTYVAVQASLFVGPILLLFMVFGLSASFLQHAPQFSLERISPQWSRISPGKGWSRIAGAQGLMEFGKSLAKFAAIAVTTWLILKSDKNTVVTAMLQDPSTIPELVLTIATRLLSAACVATIVIVAADLVWTQKSWRRSLRMTKQEIKDEHKQAEGDPILKSRRLSLARDRARSRMMAAVPRATMIIANPTHYAVALRYVPEEGGAPLVLAKGIDLIALKIREIAEANDIPVIEDRVLARSLHASVQIDQMIPPEFYKVVAELLCLVYARKVA, via the coding sequence TTGTCCGAGCAAGACCAGGAAAGCAAGACCGAGGAGGCCTCCGAGAAGAAGATTCGGGACGCGATCGAGCGTGGCAACACGCCCTCCTCGAAGGAGGCGCCGATCTTCGCCAGCATCGCTGCGACCTTGATCGCAAGCGTCTTCCTGATCCGCGCCAGCAGCGGCGAGCTCGCACGCTTCCTCTCGAACTTCCTCAGCGATCCCGCCGGCTTCGACATCTCGACGAACAAGAACACGACGACGCTCCTGACCTATGTCGCCGTGCAGGCCAGCCTCTTCGTCGGGCCGATCCTGCTGCTCTTCATGGTCTTCGGGCTGAGCGCCTCCTTCCTGCAGCACGCGCCGCAGTTCTCGCTGGAACGGATCAGCCCGCAATGGTCGCGCATCTCTCCCGGGAAGGGTTGGTCGCGCATCGCCGGGGCGCAGGGCCTGATGGAATTCGGAAAGTCACTGGCCAAATTCGCCGCCATCGCGGTGACGACCTGGCTGATCCTCAAATCGGACAAGAACACGGTGGTGACGGCGATGCTGCAGGACCCAAGCACGATTCCGGAACTGGTCCTCACCATCGCGACCCGGCTGCTCTCGGCCGCTTGCGTCGCGACGATCGTGATCGTCGCCGCCGACCTCGTCTGGACGCAGAAATCCTGGCGCCGCTCGCTGCGGATGACGAAGCAGGAGATCAAGGACGAGCACAAGCAGGCCGAAGGCGACCCGATCCTGAAATCGCGCCGGCTCTCGCTGGCGCGCGACCGCGCCAGAAGCCGCATGATGGCCGCCGTGCCGCGCGCCACGATGATCATCGCCAACCCGACTCATTACGCGGTGGCGCTGCGCTATGTGCCCGAGGAAGGCGGCGCGCCGCTGGTGCTCGCCAAGGGCATCGACCTGATCGCCTTGAAGATCCGCGAGATCGCCGAGGCCAACGACATTCCGGTGATCGAGGACCGCGTCCTGGCACGCTCGCTTCATGCCAGCGTGCAGATCGACCAGATGATCCCGCCGGAGTTCTACAAGGTCGTTGCCGAGCTGCTATGCCTGGTCTACGCCCGCAAGGTGGCCTGA
- a CDS encoding chemotaxis protein MotC — translation MSRIARGLWIATAICLLTSPVRAQVEAAPVASPQPYQIVRTLQSLQNEAAAGSKVAHAAQAKLLREVEQPLLQQPPEIWADPRNTRAIVQYVLSGGQPAVLRELLARGEPVGLPQGLAEGALAYVTGDSAKARTLLLPLDPATLHETLAGHLALIQASLIMRSDQKRALELLDQARLLAPGSLVEEGALRRAVFIAAEINELDRLEKATAQYIRRFDRSVYAENFRQSFATGLIRFDIGRDADKFPRLVATLQAFDREQQRAVLLIIARDALLKGRFEQARRAADEAARLPGAALDTAARTSLYAAAARIAVDRADGALVTLKTIDPSRLPPAEAEILQTALRVASHIVDAPARTTTTPGTESEPAGIDPRMKQLVTMAERSLRESQALLDPPPKARKTP, via the coding sequence ATGAGCCGCATCGCGCGAGGCCTCTGGATCGCCACGGCGATCTGCCTTCTGACGTCGCCGGTGCGGGCGCAGGTTGAAGCCGCCCCAGTGGCATCGCCGCAGCCCTATCAGATCGTGCGAACCTTGCAGTCGCTTCAAAACGAGGCGGCCGCCGGCAGCAAGGTCGCGCATGCCGCGCAGGCCAAGCTGCTGCGGGAGGTTGAACAGCCCCTGCTGCAGCAACCTCCCGAGATCTGGGCCGATCCACGCAACACCCGCGCGATCGTGCAATATGTGCTGAGTGGCGGCCAGCCCGCCGTACTGCGCGAATTGCTCGCACGCGGCGAGCCCGTCGGCTTGCCGCAGGGCCTGGCCGAGGGCGCACTTGCCTATGTCACGGGCGACAGCGCCAAGGCGCGCACGCTGCTGCTGCCGCTGGACCCCGCGACTCTCCATGAAACACTCGCCGGCCATCTCGCGCTCATCCAGGCCAGCCTGATCATGCGCAGCGACCAGAAGCGCGCGCTGGAATTGCTCGACCAGGCCCGCCTGCTCGCCCCGGGTTCGCTGGTGGAGGAAGGCGCACTGCGCCGCGCGGTCTTCATCGCGGCCGAGATCAACGAGCTGGATCGCCTGGAAAAAGCGACCGCGCAATATATCCGCCGCTTCGACCGCTCGGTCTATGCCGAGAATTTCCGCCAGAGCTTCGCGACCGGGCTGATCCGCTTCGATATTGGCCGCGATGCCGACAAGTTTCCCCGGCTCGTCGCCACGCTGCAGGCCTTCGACCGCGAGCAGCAGCGCGCCGTCCTGCTGATCATCGCGCGCGACGCCCTGCTCAAGGGCCGCTTCGAACAGGCACGCCGCGCCGCCGACGAAGCCGCCAGGCTGCCGGGCGCCGCCCTCGACACAGCCGCCCGCACCTCGCTCTACGCTGCCGCCGCACGCATCGCGGTCGACCGTGCCGACGGCGCACTCGTCACGCTGAAGACAATCGACCCGTCCCGCTTGCCCCCCGCCGAGGCTGAAATCCTGCAGACGGCCCTGCGTGTCGCCTCGCATATCGTCGATGCGCCGGCCCGCACCACCACGACGCCGGGCACCGAATCCGAGCCCGCCGGCATCGACCCCCGCATGAAACAGCTCGTGACCATGGCGGAGAGAAGCCTGCGTGAATCGCAGGCCCTGCTCGATCCTCCGCCGAAGGCAAGGAAGACGCCATGA